The Prunus dulcis chromosome 3, ALMONDv2, whole genome shotgun sequence genome segment TGTTAAAGGATTAGAGACCTTATGATAATTTTCTTACTACAAAAGAAGATCCATGTTGCCACTTCAAAACTTTTGTAGCTAATGTCAGTGATTTGTTAACAAATAATTTTACTTGTATTTTCAGATGGCAGAATGCTGCTCAGCCACAGGACCACAAAGCACAGATTTCAGATCGCTTTGTTGACAACAACTCAAGGCTCAAGATTGCAATTGTTGGTTTTGGAAACTTTGGTCAATTCCTCGCTAAAACAATGGTACGTCAAGGCCATTTAGTTCTAGCCTACTCCCGATCGGATTACTCCGATGTGGCTCAAAAATTAGGGGTTTCATACTTCTCCAATGCAGAGGATCTTTTCGAAAAACGTCCAGAAGTAGTACTGATTTGTACTTCCATTCTTTCAACTGAGAAAGTCCTTAGGTCATTGCCATTGCAAAGGTTGAAGAAGAATACTTTGTTTGTTGATGTTCTTTCGGTAAAAGAATTTCCAAGAAATCTGTTACTTCAAAATTTGCCGCTGGATTATGATATACTCTGTACGCATCCTATGTTTGGACCGGAGAGTGGAAAAAATGGGTGGAATGGTCTTCCTTTTGTTTATGACAAGGTCAGGGTCGGAGGTGACGAATCAAGAGTATTACGGTGCAACAAATTTCTGGACATATTTGCACGGGAAGGATGCAAAATGGTTGAAATGTCTTGCGCAGAACATGATATGCATGCAGCAGAGTCACAGTTCATTACACACACTGTGGGCAGGGTTCTGGGAAAGTTGGGTTTGAAATCGACAGCAGTCGACACAAATGGTTACAAGACTTTGTTGAGTTTGGTGGAGACTACGGCAGGAGATAGCTTTGATCTCTACTATGGGTTGTTCCTGTACAATATGAATGCAATGGAACAGCTAAAAATGTTGGACATGGCTTTTGAATCATTAAAGAAGCAGCTTTTTAGGCGTTTGCATGGTGTTATTCATAATCAAATTTTTGAGGAAACACCAGATAAGTCTCAAGTTTGAAGGCACGAGTGAGTTCAAATTGCCCCTCCATTTTGCTGCTGACTTGGACGTGTTGTGTCGTTTGTTAGAGTAAAATAGTAATTGGAAGCTCCATTTTGCTTCCTTAAGTgtcagttttttttgggtctgaaaACCTTAGTTAACTGTATAATGCTTCAACTGGCAGTGGAATGGGATTTAAAGCATTCCTAAAGTTCCTGCAGTCgaaatttgtttaaaaaaaatgctaaATCTACTGAGTTATTAAATCCAATCTCATTCAATTTGAGCTTGAATCTAGTGAGTTATCAAGTCCAATTCAATCCACTAAAGTTTGATACCTAGAATTGGATTAGTGAGTTATCAAGTCCAATTCAATCCACTAAAGTTTGATACCTAGAATTGGATTAGATTTGATACGTCATTAAATCTAGTGTATGTTGGAGGAAATCAATGTAGAGGtgaatgatttttctttttgaaggaATTATGATGTATAGATTATAAGGTGTTGACAAGATATCACACCATTTCGTAAGTAATTCATCTTCTACTTTTCTCTTcagttatttttcatttttttggatgaactaaattcattttcatttcttcctttgacatgctttaaaaaatatagcGAGTTATCCTAAAGATTTTTTCTTACGCTACTCATTTGTATTCAAAGTGGCTGACATAAGTTTTCGTCTCCCAGAAAAttacagaaagaaaaataataaacaaataaataaaaactaaaaactcaCAATACAACCAGCATTAAACACAGAAGGAAATAGCATTTATGTACATTATCACAAATTTACTGTAATTTTAGTAGGCTGTACACTATActataataaattattggcATCATTGTCGACCTTACCCCAATGGTTAAGATCTTTCAGAAGTGAAGTTGAGGCAGTTTGCAACCATCTAGCATAGCGCAGGAGAACTTGACAGCATCAAGACACTAGGTCCGCTCATCAACCCAAAAAGGTAGAACAGCACAAACAATACGTCAATACACAGCGGAAACTCGACAAACTAGAATGTTTGATTCTTCTTACATGCAGGCAAGTTTTCCCAACTAAGTACCATAACAGTCGGTCATATTTGTGGCGATATGATTGCAGGAACCACAACACTCGAGGTTTTGGTGAATGTAGTAATTTGAATTTCAGCAAAATGTACATTTCCAAAATATCAGGgtttatgtagttgacgttgtctgattatgagaagaaaaaatatttccaGCATCAGCCTTTGTGCTAGCTTTCCCCTTAACATTGCTTGCATCATCTGTAGGAACCTCTGCAGTGAGCCTTCCCATCTTCTTCTGCAGATCAGCAAGCGGATCACTTGATACTTTTCCTTTGGAACTTTTCTTTGCACTGCCAAACTTGAGCTCCAACCTATATAGTGCACAGGCATCTGAGTTGTTGACCTCATACTCAAACAAATGCCACTCTCTATCGCTTGAAGGCTGTGGGTCCATATAATAGGACCTTTTCTGCCCCCCAAATTCCTTCATAACCTGCTTTCTTGATTCATGCCAACCACGCCCATTATAGTCTGGCAATGACCTCTGCTTTCTATTTCCACTCTCAAAGGCCCTTCTAGGCTTACCAAAAAAAAGCCACTCCCTAATCGTTTCACCATCAAGAAAGGAAAGATCAAATAGCTCTGCAATATTGAAAGCCAATCAGCCAAAAATAAGAAGATAACAAGCTACATCACAATGAACCAAAGAATGACTGCCAAcaggaaaaagaaaccaaacagaaaatataaataggtTGATAGTAGTGAGTGATGCGGTAAATGTTCATGGAGGATAATGAACAAGCtaaaccaaaaaggaaaataaaatattgagggagaaaaaaaaaaaaagagtatgcCGGCTAACCAGGAGCATTCCATGGACATTTTAGAGTAGCAGCCCCTTCACAATTGGGGATTCCCACATCCTTCCCCTGTGTCTTAGCATTAAGTGCGGCAAAAAGTGAACTATCCTTCAAAGCAATGCCTCCAGGTCGCAAAATTGGAGGCCTTCCAAGAAGACCTTCATTTAGTGCCAAAAGAGCATGACCACTACTGCAATAGTTCTGGCACCTATTTGATGCAGGCCTGGAACACTCCCAAAAAGCACATTTTGGCCCCAAGAAAGCAGATACTGGAGGACATATATCTGGCAGAACATTTGGCACAACATCCTGTTCAGACTGCGTGATATTGTTGCCCTCAATGAAAAGCCCTTCATCTAAGTCTTCATGAAAATCAAAGTGACGATATTTTAATTGAGTAGTTAAATCTGAGTTATCAACCATTGTATTCTGCAAATTGGAAGCAGGGTAGCATTGGTCAAATCCTTGAAATATATCTTCTTCAGGTTCcttagaaacaaaaaattcctGAAAAGTTGGTCACACAGGGAGATCGTGAATAATCAATCATGAAGCAGGTATACCTACCCTTACATTCTGAACAACAGCGTACTGTCAAGACTACATTCTGCCATCATACTAAAGTAAATCATATGCTTAAGTTATTCAtggtttttatattcttttccACGGCCACATACTTTGGGTGAACTACCAgcattcataattaattacatgCCAAAGCAACCAATACGGGAAGTATCACATTcgactttaaaaaaaattattggaaaCTTGCACCAAATATCCCGAATATTACAAATGTACTTCTTCAGTAAACTACAGGTCACTTGCATTAGAGCATTATTCACCTCTTCGAGCATATGAACATTACAAATAAAGGATTTTAGTTATTACTAAAAAGATTTGAATAAGACAATTGCAAAGTcaattaatgaaaaagaaaaagaataaaaaaatatatctgtAGATAGGAATCAAGCTGTACTGTATAAACTAATGGAAAGTTGAATCAAGTATCCTGACATCTAAAATATAAGGGTGTTAAATAAGCTACCACTCAGAATATGTATGAAAACAGCAAAGACCATTAGCTTTaccaaatttaatttataaaatcaaataatataatactGACAAATCAATGAATAAGAGCAAAAcctttttattaaaatcaaattctgGGCActccaacaaaaccaaaagcgTGTGAAGTGCAAAAGATGTTATAAAAAAGGATGACAATCAACAGTTACAatccaagaaagaagaaggaagaaatcTCAATCTATTTGGTTATCGGGAAAGGTATATGACATGTAATCATTATTTTCACAAGTCAAAGAAATATAGAGTGTCAAATTTAGCTGAAAATCTCTTTTCCTTACAATCATTCCAAAACAGAATGGGAAAACTATGTTGACCAAATGACATCACATAAAGAAGAACTTCAAATGAAAAGTTAGCTGATACAGCACAACAGTCATATACAAATAACATTAACAACAGGGCAAAATATACACCTCTTTAAATGCCAACATATTACTCGAATGAAGGTTTAGAAGATCGGATTCTGGCATAGATGGTGGCAATTGCTTTAACGGACTTGTTGCATCATCTTCCTCATCTAAGTGTTTCAAGACCCGAGCTAACTCCTCCTCGCAAAATGATCCAAGGCTACCACCCTACAGAATTCgcatataaaattttatatatctACCGAACACTAGTTCACAGAAAAGATACAGAATACAGAATACAAAGCGGAAAATTGGTGCGGCCACCAAATTAGGAAACGCACCAGTAGAGAAGATGCTGGGGACGGCTCATTGAGTTCGGCCCTCCACTCCCGAACCATCTGATTCGCTTGTTCCACCAAGATTACAATGTCATCAGTTCCACTCTCTTTCTTGGCAGCCTGAACATTGGTGAGCATCCCTTGAAGGTCTTCCAatcgagtttttgttttttccttcaagAGCTTGTGAGATGGAGACTCACACTTGCCCTTGGAGCCCTTGAGCATTGCTACTCTCCTCAAATccctacaaaaataaaataaaataaaaaaataaacccaGAATGCAATGATTCCTTGATTTCAACTAAGACAGTGATGGGTTGCTGAGAAACTGCATCACCCTGTTCAGTGTTTCAATCCCTCcccaaaacccaaactcaACAACAGTGATTGGCTGCTTTTTCCACTAAGAAAAACCTTGTTCAACAAATTGCAATGAAGAAAAAGTGTTCttcttttccattattttccttctattcTTTACGCACCCaccaaacaacaaataaagatGCCAAAGCTGAATTCATGACCAGAaaataaaacgaaaaaaacaaaatagaagaTGACGAATTGAAGATCAAAATATCAGCGGGTGTGGTTGGTGGTGTTGAGAAATTAGATCATGAGAATGCCCTAAAAACTAGAATGGAAAACCAAAAGCATAGAGAAGCACAGAAACTAACGCCAATTTTACCTGAATGTTTTGCAGACTTTTGGGTTCCGACCCGTAGTAAACATGGATTGAGTAAACATGGTTTTACATATTTAAAGGCAATATAAGCAATATGAGGAAAAGACATGGTTTTACATTTACATCTTTAAAGACAATATATGCAATATGTGGAAAAgacattaaaataatttcGAGGCAATAGATTATTCAAAAGCATTTTACATAAGGATGAAGGCAAAAGCATGAACTCTGGATTCAAACGAACACAAAATTATGTTTTTCGAATgacgaaagaaaaaaattactacAATTCGGCCCTCTCCTATCATAGAGAACTACAAGAATTAGTTAAAGAGATAACAGAAAATCGAGTTAAGAAAAAGAGATTTAAGGAGatagaagaaggagaagaaggaggCTTACCCGTTGGAAAGGAGAGAAGATCTGCCGCCGGAAATTGTCCCGTTGGAGAGGACTGAGACACGGCACTAAGACTGAgaaaatttagaagaaaatcgaattaagagagagagagatagattTAAGGAGGTAGAAGAAGGGAGAAGGAGGCTTACCTGTTGGAGACGAGAGGAGATGCAGCCGGAGGAAATTGTCCGCTGGAGAGGAGGAGCCGCTGTAATCGAGATGGAAGAAGGAGAGGAGCGACTCGAAATGGAGGAGAGAATGACCCAACCCTAAGGGGGTGTATCAATTCTGACTTTAACGACTTTTTTCAAGCGAGTAACTTGTATAGAgtacattttttgttttttgttttttgttatagcaaaaagtcacttttgatTCTCCTAGTCTGtcacttttattattttgattccTATCATTTTACTTTAATCAATTTGGTCcttataatttcaatttgaagcaATTCAAAGGTAAcctttaatttttatcaatttttgtTAAGATCTCTTAGTTGTAGAAGGGTAATTTAGTCAACAAATTATTAAGAAgtcattcattttaaaaataaatattaaagacataaaaaaaaaaagtaaaatcttaaaattgaaaaaaaaagaaagggtaaTTTCACTTTACTACAGTAAAGTTTACCGACTTTTAGAGTTCAATACATCAAATTTTTTCGTCTCAGTCACATACacaaagttgatttttttataactttcaTACATGTCGTCAATCTTTCTGATGTAGAACAGATGGCAGATTTTATCGCGGTTGAGCTAGAAAAAGGACGTAGCGGGAATTTGCAGATTTGTTGTCCGAGCTCCGATTAGGACGCAAAATACCATTTCGGAAAGGGAACAACGCTAGGTAGTTGTCTGACGTTTCTGAATTATTCTcagattttaataaaattatccCAAGAGAATTCCTCTTAATTACTGGTGGAATCCAGATTTCTTGTTACTCAAGGTTTCGCTTGAAACCTTTGTTGCTTGTGCTGCgtcaagtggtatcagagcggggCTCTCCCGTCTCGGTATTCTTGTCTTGTCTTATCATGGGTGATCGAGAAGCTGATGTCCCAGCCCCAATTACTCGAGCGGATCTGGACGCTCAAAACCAACGGATCGACAACCTAACCAACCAATTTGGGGAGATGCGAGAATTGTTGTTGCAAGCTCTTGGTGGCAACAATAGAAGAAGTGGCAGAGATGACGAAAGAAGAGAAGGCAGGGAAGACAATCGAAGAGAAGGTAGAGATGGCGAGAGAAGAGATAATAGGAGGCAACATATTCCGGATAGCGAGTCAGAGTCAGAAGAAGAACTTGAggaaccaccaccaccaccggcTAATAATCGTCGTAATCGTAATTACGAAAATTTTGGCAATTATCGGATTAAAGCCGAAATCCCTAACTTTtggggaaatctgaagattgAAGACTTCTTGGATTGGCTTGTAGAAGTGGAGAGGTTTTTCGATATTATGGAGGTTCCTGAGCATAAAATGGTGAAGATGGTAGCTTTCCGTCTAAAAGCTACAGCTGCTTTATGGTGGGATCAATTGCAAAATTCAAGGCAGAGGCAAGGAAAGCAGCGGGTTCGTACATGGCGGAAGATGAAGTCGCTTATGATGGAAAGATTCTTGCCCACAGATTATGAGCAGATTCTATACCATATGTATCCAGGTTGTGCGCAAGGCAACCGTTCGGTTTCTGAATATACCGAAGAATTCATGCGTTTGGCATAGCGAAACCATTTGACCGAGACTGACAATCAAAAGGTCGCGAGGTATAACAATGGGCTGAAGATTTCCATCCAAGAAAAAATTGGTATGCAGAATATATGGACTTTGCAAGAGGCGATTAACATGGCGATGAAAGCTGAACTGTTGGAGAAGGAGAAGCGCCAACCCAACTTCCGCAAGAACACGACGGAAGCCTCTGAATATGCTACTGGTGCTTCTAGTGGCTCCGGAGATAAGGGGAAAGTGTAGCAGCAACCTGGAGGAACGATGAAACCAGCGACAACtgtccaaaataaaaactttaacgAAAGCAGCAGCCGGACTTTCAATAGAGGGTAGTCCCGAAACCAATCCCAGAATCCGTATGCTAAGCCCATGACGGACATATGTTACCGTTGCCAAAAACTAGGGCATCGTTCTAATGTTTGTCCAGAGCGAAAGCAGGCTAACTTTATCGAGGAGGTCgatgaagatgaggaaaaAGATGAAGTCGGGGAAGATGATTATGCAGGGGCTGAATTTGCAATTGAGGAAGGAATGGAGAGGATTACCTTGGTTTTGCAGAGAGTTCTTTTGGCACCAAAGGAGGAAGGGCAGCGTCATAGTATTTTTCGTTCCCTCTGCTCAATCAAAAACAAGGTGTGTGATGTGATCGTCGACAATGGAAGTTGCGAGAATTTCTTGTCAAAGAAATTGGTGGAGCATTTGCAGCTATCAACGGAGCCATATGTCAGCCCTTACTCACTAGGTTGGGTTAAAAAAGGCCCTTCGGTTCGTGTTGCTGAGACTTGCCGTGTGCCACTGTCCATTGGTAAGCATTACAGTGATGATGTATTATGTGATGTTATTGACATGGATGCATGCCATATTTTATTAGGGCGACCTTGGCAATTTGATGTGGATGCGACTTACAAGGGACGAGATAATGTAATTCTGTTTTCTTGgaacaaccaaaaaattgCAATGGCAACTACAAAGCCCTCAAAACAATCTGTTGAGCCCAAGACGAGGAGTTCTAGTTTCCTAACCCTAATTAGCAGCGAGCAGGAGTTGAACGAGGCTGTCAAAGAGGCGGAGTATTTTTGTCCCTTGGTGTTGAAGGGGTTGTTGAAGCTTGGCAAAGGAGAAAGTGACATTCCACAAGACGTGCAGCAGATTTTGTCACAGTTTCAGGAACTACTTTCTGAAAAATTGCCAAACGAGCTGCCACCTATGCGGGACATACAACACCGAATTGACTTGGTGCCTGGAGCTAGCCTTCCGAATCTGCCTCATTATCGGAAGAGCCCCAAGGAGAATGACATCCTAAGAGAGCAGATTGAAGAATTACTGCAGAAGGGATTTATCAGGGAGAGTTTGAGTCCCTGCGCAGTTCCCGTTTTGCTGGTTTCGAATAAAGACAAGACTTGGCGAATGTGTGTTGATAGCCGAGCAATCAACAAGATAACAGTCAAGTACAGGTTTCCCATTCCACGGTTGGAGGATATGCTGGATGTTCTTAGCGGCTCAAGGGTGTTTTCCAAGATAGATTTGCGAAGCGGTTACCACCAGATTCGCATCAGACCTGGCGACGAATGGAAAACAGCGTTCAAGAGCAAGGACGGATTATTTGAATGGTTGGTGATGCCATTCGGATTGTCAAATGCGCCTAGCACTTTCATGAGACTCATGAATCAAGTTCTTCGACCATTTATTGGCTCTTTTGTAGTCGTTTATTTCGAtgacattttaatttatagtACCACAAAAGAAGAACATCTTGTGCATTTGAGACAAGTTTTAgatgttttgagagaaaataaactGTATGTGAACCTAAAAAATGTACTTTCTGCACAAATAAGCTACtgttcttgggttttgttgttggtgaGAATGGTATCCAGGTAGATGACGAGAAGATCAAGGCAATCCTTGACTGGCCAGCTCCAAAAACAGTTTCTGAAGTTCGAAGTTTCCATGGTTTGGCCACCTTTTACAGAAGATTTGTGAGGCATTTCAGCTCCATCGCTGCATCTATCACAGAGTGTTTGAAGAAGGGCCGGTTCAGCTGGGGAGCGGAGCAAGAGAGAAGCTTTGCagatataaaagaaaagctttGCACCGCGCCGGTTCTAGCCCTTCCAAACTTTGAGAaagtttttgaagttgaatGTGATGCCAGCGGTGTGGGAGTCGGAGCTGTGCTTTCACAAGACAAGCGGCCAGTTGCGTTCTTCTCTGAAAAGTTGAGCGATGCACGTCAAAAGTGGAGTACTTATGACCAAGAGTTCTATGCAGTTGTTCGAGCTTTGAAGCAATGGGAGCACTATCTTATCCAGAAGGAATTTGTTCTGTTTACAGATCATCAAGCGTTGAAGTATATTAACAGCCagaaaaatattgataaaatgCATGCTAGATGGGTGACTTTTTTGCAGAAATTTTCGTTCGTTATCAAGCATACTTCCGGCAAGACAAATCGTGTGGCGGATGCGCTGAGTAGAAGAGCTTCATTGTTAATCACGCTGACTCAAGAAGTTGTGGGGTTTGAATGTCTGAAGGAATTATATGAAGGTGATAATGATTTCCGGGAAATTTGGACTAAGTGCACCAATCAAGAGCCGATGGCAGATTACTTTCTTAATGAAGGTTATTTGTTCAAAGGCAACCAGTTGTGTATTCCAGTTTCCTCTTTGAGGGAGAAGCTCATTCGGGACTTGCATGGTGGAGGGTTGAGTGGCCACCTAGGCCGTGATAAAACAATTGCAGGGATGGAGGAGAGATTTTACTGGCCACAGCTCAAACGAGATGTTGGAACTATTGTGCGCAAGTGCTACACTTGTCAAACTTCAAAGGGGCAGGTACAAAACACTGGATTATATATGCCATTACCAGTTCCTAACGATATTTGGCAGGATCTTGCTATGGATTTTGTCCTCGGTTTGCCCCGAACACAAAGGGGAGTGGACTCTGTATTTGTGGTGGTTGATCGGTTCTCAAAAATGGCGCATTTCATAGCCTGCAAAAAGACTGCTGATGCATCAAATATAGCCAAACTGTTTTTCAGGGAGGTTGTTCGCTTGCATGGGGTTCCTACATCCATTACATCAGATCGTGACACCAAGTTCTTGAGCCATTTTGGATCACTTTGTGGAGGCTGTTTGGGACTACTTTGAATCGTAGCAGCACTGCCCATCCCCAGACTGATGGCCAGACTGAGGTTACAAACCGGACATTGGGCAATATGGTACGAAGCGTCTGTGgagagaagccaaaacaatggGATTATGCACTACCGCAGGTGGAGGTTGCATATAACAGTGCAGTCCATAGTGCAACTGGGAAGTctccattttccattgtttaTACCGCTATACCTAACCATGTTGTTGATTTGGTGAAACTGCCTAGAGGCCAGCAAACCAGTGTGGCGGCGAAAAATTTGGCTGAGGAAGTAGTAGCCGTTCGAGATGAAGTCAAGCAGAAACTCGAGCAAACTAATGCTAAGTACAAAGCTGCTGCAGATAGGCATAGGCGAGTTAAAGTGTTTCAAGAAGGCGATTCTGTGATGATATTTCTGAGGAAGGAGAGGTTTCCAGTTGGCACATATAGCAAgcttaaaccaaaaaaatatggtCCTTACAAAGTGCTCAAACGGATCAATGATAATGCCTATGTTATTGAGTTACCGGATTCCATGggaattttcaatatttttaatgttgcaGATTTATATGAGTTCGTGAAGATGAGGTCCTTTATCCAGATCATAACTCGGGGTCGAGTTCTTCGGAGGTGGAGGGGACTGATGTAGAACAGATGGCAGATTTTATCGCGGTTGAGCTAGAAAAAGGACGTAGCGGGAATTTGCAGATTTATTGTCCGAGCTCCGATTAGGACGCAAAATACCATTTCGGAAAGGGAACGACGCCACGAGTCAAACACACAGCTTTGCTGTGGTGTACGATGGATTTTGGCATTCTAAGGTCGTTTGGCCTTCCAAAACTGCATTCAAAGTTTCGTAGTTAATTCTCCGaataaattctatttttcAGTTTCGTAGTTACGTAGTTAAGTCTCCGAATTAAttctgtttttcagttttaatatAATAACTCTCCTAGCAGTTCAAGGGTTGAGAGTTGTGTATTTAGACAGGTTTGTCTAACGTTTCTGATTATATcagattttaataaaattatccCAAGAGAATTCCTCTTAATTACTAGTGGAATCCAGATTTCTTGTTACTCAAGATTTCACTTGAAACCTTTGTTGCTTGTGCTGCGTCACTTTCTGTTAACAAGTTTGTTAACTAATGACATGACAATAAATATGTCATATAGACTCACTCATATGATATCACGTGGTTCATATATactattaaataaataaacattatttaaaaaaaaaggagatgtgGAGAGGAAAGGGAAGATGGGCGAAAGGAAGGTGGGGAAGTGGACACCTCTCCCTCAGCTTCCTTGCGGTTGGTTGTCGGCAAGGAGAGTGTTTTGGTTATTATTTGTCGACCtttttgaaaatatgaaaGACCGATTTAGGAGTAATTCGTATTTTAGGG includes the following:
- the LOC117623592 gene encoding arogenate dehydrogenase 1, chloroplastic-like encodes the protein MMEMSCAEHHNYAAASRFITLTVGRVLGALKLESTPINTEGYEALLGLVENTSSGDSFDLYYELFMHHENALEILERLGLAFDALKNQLFGYLHQFVGNQLFGNGNADKVAAPLQEDQNGTALVSSSTSKAMRWQNAAQPQDHKAQISDRFVDNNSRLKIAIVGFGNFGQFLAKTMVRQGHLVLAYSRSDYSDVAQKLGVSYFSNAEDLFEKRPEVVLICTSILSTEKVLRSLPLQRLKKNTLFVDVLSVKEFPRNLLLQNLPLDYDILCTHPMFGPESGKNGWNGLPFVYDKVRVGGDESRVLRCNKFLDIFAREGCKMVEMSCAEHDMHAAESQFITHTVGRVLGKLGLKSTAVDTNGYKTLLSLVETTAGDSFDLYYGLFLYNMNAMEQLKMLDMAFESLKKQLFRRLHGVIHNQIFEETPDKSQV
- the LOC117621590 gene encoding transcription factor VOZ1-like isoform X2 — protein: MLKGSKGKCESPSHKLLKEKTKTRLEDLQGMLTNVQAAKKESGTDDIVILVEQANQMVREWRAELNEPSPASSLLGGSLGSFCEEELARVLKHLDEEDDATSPLKQLPPSMPESDLLNLHSSNMLAFKENTMVDNSDLTTQLKYRHFDFHEDLDEGLFIEGNNITQSEQDVVPNVLPDICPPVSAFLGPKCAFWECSRPASNRCQNYCSSGHALLALNEGLLGRPPILRPGGIALKDSSLFAALNAKTQGKDVGIPNCEGAATLKCPWNAPELFDLSFLDGETIREWLFFGKPRRAFESGNRKQRSLPDYNGRGWHESRKQVMKEFGGQKRSYYMDPQPSSDREWHLFEYEVNNSDACALYRLELKFGSAKKSSKGKVSSDPLADLQKKMGRLTAEVPTDDASNVKGKASTKADAGNIFSSHNQTTSTT
- the LOC117621590 gene encoding transcription factor VOZ1-like isoform X1 — its product is MLKGSKGKCESPSHKLLKEKTKTRLEDLQGMLTNVQAAKKESGTDDIVILVEQANQMVREWRAELNEPSPASSLLGGSLGSFCEEELARVLKHLDEEDDATSPLKQLPPSMPESDLLNLHSSNMLAFKEEFFVSKEPEEDIFQGFDQCYPASNLQNTMVDNSDLTTQLKYRHFDFHEDLDEGLFIEGNNITQSEQDVVPNVLPDICPPVSAFLGPKCAFWECSRPASNRCQNYCSSGHALLALNEGLLGRPPILRPGGIALKDSSLFAALNAKTQGKDVGIPNCEGAATLKCPWNAPELFDLSFLDGETIREWLFFGKPRRAFESGNRKQRSLPDYNGRGWHESRKQVMKEFGGQKRSYYMDPQPSSDREWHLFEYEVNNSDACALYRLELKFGSAKKSSKGKVSSDPLADLQKKMGRLTAEVPTDDASNVKGKASTKADAGNIFSSHNQTTSTT